GATAATCGCTTCAATCCTGGCACCACCGCCGATCTCATTACCGCCTGTTTATTCGTAGCCCTACGAACTCAGGTATTGCGCCCGGATTCCCCCTTTGTTTGGGCACAATCCCTCGGAGTCGAGTTGGCATCGCTATAACATGGATCGGAGGATCAAGAAGGCACCCAAGGGTCCTGAAGTCTCGCCGGGGAGGACCTCTTTGAGAACAACTGCCCGGAATTCCCCTAGCCTCTGATAAAATATCATGCCGACTGAACGCTACAAGGTGCGCGTCACCAAAGATCATCTCGTATTCTGCTGCGGGCACTTTATCAGCTACCGCGGACACCAGTGCGAACGACTCCACGGACACAATTACCGTGCTGCGGTGGAGGTCGAAGGCCCGTTGCAAGCGGATTTTTATGTGGTGGATTTCATCGCTTTGAAGCATCTGACGCGAGAAATCACCGATGAATTGGATCACCACATGCTCCTGCCCACGCGCAATCCGGTGATCCAGGTGGAGGAACGCGGCTCAGTGGTGGCTGTGCGTTATGCGGAACGGCAATGGCTCTTTCCCCGCGATGACTGCGTCCTATTGCCCATCGAAAACACCACCGCCGAGCTGCTAGCCCACTATATTGCCGGCCGCTTGTGGCAATCCCTGCAACAGCGCGAGGGGTTCACACCCGATATCTTGCGTGTGGAAGTGGAGGAAGCACCGGGGCAGAGCGCAACCGTAGAGTGGCGTTCCTCATCCACCCCGGCGTAAACGGCACGCCTAAGCTGCCTAATCCTATCGAGTCACCGCCACATCGACCGTTCAGGATGAGCGGCTCCATCTTGCCTCGGAGGTGGATCAGGAACGGACAAGCGATCGTTGAGCAAACGCTGATACAGCGCGCGCAGTTGTCGCCGCAGCGGCTGAGCTTGGACGAAGAGCTGGCGTTGGGCTTCGATGTATTCAGCGCGCCCTTCGGTGGTTTCGATGCAGATCGGTTCGAGGCCATAAACGCGGAGATCGTAGGGGCTAGCACGCATGTCCAACTCGCGGGCGCGCCGGGCGAGATCAAAGGTAGCTGCCACTAGGGATCCCGGACAAAACGGCGCGATTTTATAGGCGAACCGATACAGGTCCATGTTGACGTGAACACAAGCCGGTTGATCGAAGCGGATCGCATCCGACCGTGTCAACTCCCAGCGGTTGAGCGGACGAGCCGACGGCGTGAAAAACCGGTACGCGTCGTAATGGGTACATCGCAACGACTGTTGCCGCACGAAGGCGTCGATTCTCTCGCTCTGAAGTCGCAGTGGCACATAGGGATGACGGATGCAAGACTCCTGATATACCATCGCCCATTCGTGCAGACCGAAACAACTCCACGCCGGCTCGCGAGCTTCCACAGCCTCCAAATACTCCACTGCCCAACGCAAATAATCCACGCGGTGGGCCGGAAACGCCTCCACAGGCAATACCACTCCCTCTGTGATCTCGATAAATTCCCGCCAGCCTACGTCTTCAATGCGGGCGCCTTGCAACACGATGCCCCACCCCGGCGACCAACGCAAAAGATGACTGGGACGATATGAGTAATACTCAAACAAAAAATCATACACCGGATGGCGCTGGCCCCGGCTGGATCGCTGCAATCGCGCCTCGACCCAGGGACGAAGGAGCGATAGATCCCGTTGCCGCTCTTCACGCCATCGATCCGCTGGCCACCATTCATACGGCTGCCTGATCGCCCCGACGGCCATCACCTCTCTCCAATCCCAGAATCTACGAAGGATTCCACACCGAACGAAGAATCTCTTGACCGCACTATCAGGATTGTACGCGCGCTGAAGCGCTAGCTCCGGCGAGCCTATCGCTCATCCTATCTGTCCATAGACACACGAAAAATGCCAAAACTTAGCACCGAAGTGGATAGGTGGCAGGGAAAAACAAGGGGTTAAAAGAAGTGTCCCGCTCCAGATTGTTGCTGCGTCGCCCATTCACAGCAACCATCCTTTGCGGGACAATGGAATCGTAGCACCCGATCTGGGAAAAAGCAAAAAAATTCTTCCGGACTATCGCAGAAAAAGAGTTTGGCTTGTCAAAATTTTCGACACCTCCCCATCGTTCTCTTCACCTGTCTCAAGTTTGACGTAAATTATTGATATTTCTGATGTTGAGATGAAAAAGCTCAAAAAATACGGAGGGAAAATGGAGCGGAACTCAGAATTCCTCAGGGGGAAAGTGTCATTTTCATCGTTTTTTCATATGAAGCGATTGTGATCAAGAGGGGATAGACACAAGCGGGAACAGAGTAGCGAGAATCAAGGTCACAATCATCCCCGTACATCCTAACACAGCCAACAGTGGGGTCCAAGATCGCAGGGTTTCCACTTCGGTCAAGCCCCCCATCTTGGCAAAGATCCAGAAACCAGAGTCATTCATCCACGAGCCGACAAGCGATCCGGAACCAATAGCCAGTGCCAAATAGACGGGATGACAGCCAAGGGAGGTCGGAGAGGTCAACATAGCGCCGAGCATGGAGGCGGTGGTAATCATGGCCACTGTACTTGAGCCTTGGGCGATTTTCAAAACCATGGAGATGCCGAAACCGAGGAAAAGATAAGCTAAGCCGCCACCTCCAAGTTGTGCAAAGTGAGCTTCGATAGCAGGCCCAATTTGCGCGGCTTTGAGCATAGCTCCGAAAGCTCCCCCCGCCGCAGTGATGAGAATGATCACTCCTGCGCTCAACAATGAAGTCTCAACCATTCCTAAGGTTTGCTCTCGTGTAGCTCGTTTCTGTTTGCGATAGATTGCGACAGCAATGATCATGGCTAAAAACAAGGCAAAATTGGGGTCTCCCAAGAGCTGAAATACCGGCTGAATGTACTCGAGCTGCACGTTCGAAGTAGACTGTTTCATTCCAGCTTCGACGGCTGTATTGGCACTGATGAGGAGCACGGGAAGAAGAATCGGTAGTAAGGACAAAAGCAGAGGAGGCAAGCGCTCCTCTGGCAGGGATTCCATGACCTTCAGTCCCGGCACTTCTCGCATGGGAACGGGCATGCGGCGGTCCACCCAAGCGGAAAAAAGCAAGCCTACTGCCGCTGCGGGGACAGCTACTAAAATTCCCATGAGGATCATCACACCCAAATCGACTTGCAATTGGGCTGCAATCACCAACGGCCCTGGTGTCGGAGGCACCAATGTGTGGGTGATCGCTCCCCCTGCTGCGATCGCCATGATAGACAGCAGATAGCGGCGCTGAGTTCTTTGGTAGAGCGAACGCGCAAGAGGGACGAGAAGGTAAAACACTGTATCGAAGAAGACCGGAATCGCCAGAATATACCCACTCGCTGTTAGAGCCGCTGGCGCACGCCTCTCTCCCAAACACCGCAGAAGTGCTCGGACAATACGATCCGCAGCGCCACTTTCCATCATGCAGGTTCCGATGATCGAGGCGAGAGCAATCACTATCCCGAATTTTCCCGTCGCATTTCCAAACTCGATAGCCACCGTGCTAACCGCATTCCCCAACCTCATCGTAGCTGGACCAGTTTCGGATGCAGGAAGTGTGGTAGCCAACAGACCCACCACAAACGCCGAACTGATCAGAGCCACAAAGGCATGCACCCGAAACACGACAATCAGACCGATAATGGTGACAATTCCCACCACTAGGATCACCAATGGGTGCATATCTGCCACTCCCGCAGAATCTCGGCGTGTTGTCCGGTCTTGCCTGATTCCTCTTGGCCATGTGGCTCGTGGATCAATTCCACACCAAGCCTCTACCCAGGCACGAAACCCCTGCCAGTTTATTGCCTGTTCCTGGAATGGCGAGGCCGAGGTCAGAGAGAGGGCAAAGCTGTGCTGAGGCTTTCAGAAGCCGAGACTTAGGTCTTTTCTAGAATTGCTTGCTACTTGGCGGTGGGGATGGCTTGAACGGTGATTTGACCGTTAGCTGAGGAGAGGACATAAGTCTGATTGTCGTTTTTGCATGGCAGTTTACCAGTCCAGAGGGGACGGGTGGGATTCTTGGGGTCGTAAATTTCCACATTCTTGATCGTGGGAAGGGGGAGAAACTCTCGAACTGTTTCTCCAGCGACTAACTGGATAGGTTTGCCCCGCCGGGCTTGACCCGCGACGATAAATGTCTCTTGGATGATCAGGGTTTGCCCCGTTTGGTTCTTGATGGTAACCCACCCTGCTAGGGCAACTTCCGCAAACAACAGCAGGAAGCAACCTCCCAACAGGCCACGTCTCAAGGTGTATCCCATGCCTCGAACTCCCTGTCTGGAGGGAAAAATGCTCCCATGGCTTCGGCACTCGGATATGGTTTCTCAACCTTTGAGCTTCCCGTCTCTTAGCCAACTAAGCAAGCGCCTGAAACTCTCTCGATTATGAACGCTTACGAGCACAAAGGCTTGCGCCAAAATGTGGGGAAATCCTGTGGAGTCACGAGGAAGCGTCACTTCGGAAGTGAAAAAATGTTTTTATATCGAATCCAAGTCCTGCATTAGCGATAAAACCATGGCCAAAGTGAAAGCTGCGAGGATCCGTGATGGGAGCCGCAGATACTTACACAGGGGTTACCGGTATGAGCGGGACGCTGCCAATAATCCTCCAGGGAGCGATGCTCCTGTTAGTAAGCGTGCTATTCCTAGTGAAGAGCAGCACACAAATAGGAGTGGCTAGTCTCGCCACCCCCGCATTAGGCGGTGATTGCAACCGCAGAGTACTTCCCCTCTCAGTGGGCATCCTTTTTCATAGGCATGGGATGGGGCAACTCAGAACCCGAGGGCGTTCCCTGCGGACCCGCGTTAGGAAGAGGAGTTGGCTGCCCGACGATGGGAGGATATGCCCCTGTGGGGAATGTCATCACAGGGGGGGTGGCAGGTAGTGTGGCGATGCCTGGGGGGACGAGGCAGGCATCACAGGCAGTGGGGGGAAGTGGATAACCAAATTTGTAATACTTGTGGTGCAACAACGGCTTACGCGGAGGATAGTAGCATGCTGGTGTTGCACAGGGATGCAACCGGAAACCCCAACAGGGATGATGGCAATAGCATCCCGTGTTCGCTACCATCACTCCTAACCATACCAGATAAGCCCAGCGCAGCTTCATGACCATTTCCTCCAAATTCCTCGGAGATCAAGGGCAAGGAGCAGCCCTCGTCCGCATCCTACGGAGGCCAACGGAATCCTTTCCTCAGCACGCCGGTGCTTTGGCCTAATCATTCTGCGGCTGTTCCATGACCGTCTTCCTTACGATCATGCGCCACGCTAGCCTCAAGTCAAAGAAGGATCATCGCCAGAGCAGACGATTCCGAGGCAGACGGCGACAGGTTTACCTTCCACGGTAAGTGTGCCGGAACTGTGTTTGTTACCTACGGCAGGAACCCGTGGGAGGCGGAAAAGATAGCTACCCATGCCGGACAAATGGGACCTAAGGAATGATCTGGCAATTGAAACTTTTCCCGCACAAAAAGCGGTCCAAGCTGCTCCGCCTGACGTTCTCCTCCCGTGGCAAGAGAAAAACGGGATTGGCCATGTCCTGCAAGGACAATTTCAAGTCGGACAGGCCAGCGCCAGGTTGTCTTCCGAGTTACCGCCATGAAAGCGGTAAAGTGTCATTGGGGCACATAGGTCGTGGGCGGGAGTGGCGGCGGCGGGGGTGGCAGACTGCCCACTGTTGGAGGAGGCGGCAAACTGCCGCAAGGTGGAGCAGCACTGCCGGAAACCAAACAATTCCTCCTCCAACCGCAACCTGTACTCGTCACCAGAAGAATCAGTCCCGCGAGAAGCCATCGTTTTGTTTTATCCTTCATCCTTATCTCTCCCCAAGCCGTTTTGTGAAAGGTTTGGCCACCGGCATGTTTTCGACTTTGAGCTCAGCGCTGGGAATCAACCTAATTTAGCCTAGAAGCCATCCTTTCAAGTCGAGGGGACTCACTTGAAAAAAATCGCCAACTTTTGAACGCATGCAGTTCTGGAAATAGCGAAGGGATAGACTAGGGAGAAAGGGCGAAGTCAAGGGGAAATCCCGATTGTTCCTGAAGGTGAAATCTTAAGGGCTGCTGGCACAAAAGTATGACAGATAAGAGAACAACGGCACCAGCATTGCTGTGCGATGTGATGATCCAGATCAAACAGCGACTCCGGCCATTGGAATCCCAAGAGGTGTTATGGGACCAGGCGGCCGGTCGGGTCTTAGCACAAGCCATTACAGCGCCTGTCTCCTTGCCCTCATTCCCCCGTGCCGCCATGGACGGTTTTGCTGTGCGCTCCAGCGATCTGGAGGCAGCCTCTCCCGAGCAACCATGCCAGTTACAGGTCCGCGGAGTGGCGTATCCCGCCCGCCCTTGGCCGGGCACGGTTTCAGTCGGCACTGCGGTACGGATCATGACTGGTGCTGCCATCCCAGAAGGTGCGGATACCGTGGCGATGCTTGAGGACAGTGAGGTATCCGCGGATGGGCAGTTTGTGAGTTTCCGACGGCCATCCCCACCCGGCCGGCATGTCATCGCTGTCGGCGAAGATGTTCGCGCCGGTCAGGTCGTGCTCCCCGCAGGCCGCGTGCTCCGTCCTCAAGATGTGGCCTTACTCGTGGCTCTGGGGCTAACATCATGCCCTGTGGTGCGGCAGCCGCGGGTGATGTTACTCGTGAGCGGCTCGGAACTGGTTCCACCGGGAGTTATCCCGAAAGTTGGAGAGATTGTGGACAGCAATACTCCCCTGTTGCAAGCATTGATTCCCCGTGATGGCGGTCAAGTAGTAGAGGTGCTGCGAGTCCCTGACGACCCAGTCCTTCTTCGCCAAGCCTTCCGTCAGGCTCTGACAAAGGACATCGACGTTGTGCTCGTGAGCGGCGGCTCGTCAACCGGAGATGAAGACTTCTGTCCCTGCGTGCTCGCGGAAATGGGAGAATTGGTCGCCCAAGGACTGGCCATCCGACCGGCAGCACCGACGGGCTTCGGCTGGCTGAACCGAGCTGGAACCCTGCTCCCTGTCGTGCTCTTGCCGGGCAACCCCGTAGCTTGTCTCGTGGCTTACGAGTTGCTCGCGGGCCGAATCATTCGCCACTTGGCTGGCCGCTCCCTCGACTTGCCCCATTGCCAGCGGACCGCACCGTTGCGCGAGAGCTGGTCTTCACCCCCGGGACGCCTGGAATGGGTTCGCGTCTGCATCGAGCAGAATCAGGCGGTTCCACTTCGGCAACGGGGAGCATCCTCGATTTCTTCCCTGGTCGCCGCCGACGGCTTCTTCTTGGTTCCGGAGGAAGTAACTCTCTATCCTGCTGGTACGATAGTCACTGTGTATCTTTTCGACACTCTGAGCGGTCAGCAATTTTAGCAACTTTAGCAACTATTCCGTGCCGGCCGAATACCTCAATGCAGCCGACTTTTCCCCCATCTCACGGGACCGGAGGAAGGCAACTCATTTCCCCATCGGCTTGGAGACTGATGGAGCGCTTTGCAAACCTTGAACCACCCACTCCAGGAATTCGCGGGCATGCCGGGCCAGCTTGTCCACGTCTTCCGCTTTTTCAGGACGTGGCAACAGGGGGGCGAAGATATTCTCACAGGCTAAGGGCATGGTCAGCCCTGTAAATGCCACGGGTTGCAACAGACGATAGTGATCGATTTCTCCAAAGCCGGGGCCGCAGTCTTCCTTCTTAGGCCAGAGGCGATGATCTTTGATGCAAAAGCTGCGGATTTCGGAGACACAGGTGCGTACGTCTGCAATTGGGTCTTTTTCCAGATAATCCAGGACGTTCCCTGCGTCATAGTTGACTTTGATATGGGGGTGGTTGACCTCCTGAGTGATCGCAGCACACGCTTGACCCGTCCCCGTTTCACCCCCATGCTGCTTGATGACCAGGATGACATTGTGATCTTTGGCGATGGGAGCCAGCGCTTTGAAACGTTCCACCCAGAGCTGACGGTTGCCTCCCTTGGTATGACCAAAGGTTAACACTTGTCCGATGCCCGCCGCTCCGGCTTGCTTGATCCGCTGGGTGAGGACTTCCAGTCCATCCGGGGCTTCGGGGTAAACCATACTGAACATCATCACGGGTTCGAGTCCCAAGTCGCGACACCGGCCCGCCAGTTCTTTGGCTTTCGCCGGAGGGTCATCCCTGGCAAGCACTGGGATGTTTTGTCCGCTGTCTTCCCGATGGGTGGTCCCCCACGCGACGTATTTGAATCCGGCAGCCTGAATACCCTTGAGGGCACGGACCAACGGAAAGCGGGCGTACGGCAGGGTCATGCAAGCGATTTGGAAGCGAGTCGGCCCTGCGGGCGTCAAACTCGCATCCTTAGATTGGACTTGAGATTGGGCCTGACTGACGGAAGGAGAATCTTGACGGTCGCTTTCTGTCCCGCTTGCTTGCTGAGGTTTGGCTGCCTCAAGTCCTCCCCAGCCCGCGAGTAGGACAGTGGATTGCAGAAAATGACGGCGGTGTATCATCGCAATCCTCCCGGCAATGCCCAGGATGCCTTTGCGACCCCTCCGTGGCGGGATTATTCCTTTCGGATCAGATTCTTCAACGGTCACGATCGGATTCCGCGATCCGCTGGCTCATTTCGACGACAATTGTGTAAAGCGGATGTTGCGGAATGTCACCGTCATAGGCCCGCCCGCGTGGATCTGGAAGGCAATGATTCCCGCCGGTGGCAATTTCTCGAACACTTCGTCGATAAAAGTTTCGCCGTTGATGGTGATAGTTACCCGTTGGCCGACGGCTCGAATGCGGTATTCGTTGAAACCATCCGGCTTGACGAACTTTTTGACCCGATCCGCTGGGGCCTGCTTCATCATACCGCCGAAACGTTCCCCATATAAGCTCCCCCAGTACTGCTGGCCAATGTCGGCTTGCGGACCAGCGACGATGAACTTTCCTTTTTCCTTCGGGCCATCCAGCAAGCGGCTGCGGATTTGTACTCCGCTGTTTCCCTTGGCATTTTTTAGCTCTACCTCAAATGCCAGCTCAAAGTCACCATACTGTTTCCGGGAGCAGAAGAAGGTGTTGAAACCGGGATCCTTGTCCGCGTGGCCAATGATCGTTCGGCTCTTGGGGTCCAGCTTCCAATACTGGGGTAACCCTTCCCAATTGGCCGGATCCAGGAAAGCGTCGGTGTCATCGGCCTGAACCCGGGGCAGAAAGGCTAGCACAACTAAGCCGGTCAGGACCAGCAGGCGGCGGAACATTGTGGTTTCCTCCTCTGAGGCAGAAATCAGGTGTGGCTCGCCTTACCTCTTCCGAGTGTAAGGACACCGTGAACGTAGGGTCAATCGCTTCAGACGCTCACCATCATCCGCACGGAGCGTTCCTGCGGCAATAGTGTATTGCATTTTTTCGCTCATTAGGTCGGGTTGGGGAACTTTCCCCATTCCGTCTCCGCTGGCAAAGCGCGGCTGGTTTGCTAAGCTCATTATCATCCTGCCGAGCCATAGCTGATCTGAGCTTTGCTGTATCCAGGAGGCCACCGCGTGACCACAACCCCCCCTTCCGTAGCCGCCCCTCTTTCCCCATTGGTTCGCAGTCTGGTGCTGATTGCCGCAGCCATCGGCTTCCTATTTGACACTTACGAACTGCTCATGTTTCCCGTCATTGGTGCCCAGGCGTTGTCGGAACTACTCCAAGTGGAGCAGAATTCGACCGAGGTGAGACTGTGGGCTGGACGCATGTTGTGGATGGCGGCTCTCTCCGGCGGCATTTTCGGGCTTTTCGGAGGCGTGCTGGTCGATCGATTCGGGCGCAAAACGGTTATGATCGGCAGCATTCTGTTGTATTCCCTCTCTCCTGTGGCAGCAGCGGGGAGCACGGCGTTATGGCACTTCGTGCTCTTTCGGTGTACCACGTTCATCGGTGTATGCGTTGAGTTAGTTGCAGCGGTCACTTGGCTGGCTGAGTTGTTCCTGGACAAACGCCAGCGGGAACGGGCCATCGGTTGGACCCTTGCCTTTGCTTCCCTTGGTGGCATCCTGGTGACCGAGGTTTTCAACGGTATTGTTGCCTGGCTTCACCACCAGCCCCAGGGACTGAGCTGGCTCAGCCACGTGGGCATCTCCCCGACACCGTGGCGCTATACTTTGCTGACCGGTCTGATACCAGGAGTATTGATCCTCCTATTGATGCCGTTTGTTCCAGAAAGCCGTATTTGGCGGGAGAAAAAGCTAGCTGGCACCTTGCAGCGGCCCCGCATTGCCGAGTTGTTTTCACCCCAGCTCCGGCGAACCACACTGGTTACGACCATCCTCTCGGCTTGCAGTTACGGCGCTGCGTTTGGCGCTTTGCAATTAGGGCCATCTGTTATGGTCGCGGGACTGCCCGATGTCCATCAAGCGAGGCAGGAAAGCAAAGAGAAAGTATCCGCTTTGCAAGCGGCGTTGAAAAGCCCCTCCGCCGAGGAACGCCAACAGGCACAAGAACAGCTCCAGCAGGCCCAGGCTGCGGTACCGCGGCTGATCGATGCCAAGCGCGGCCAGATGCAACGCTGGCAGGAAATCGGAGGTCTGACCGGGCGTATTCTCTTTGCCTTACTGGTCGTCTATGTATCCAGTCAACTCCTCATCCGCATGTTTCTCCTACCCGGCTTGGTCCTGTTCCCCGTGACCTATCTCGTGCTCTACCACAGCGACTTTGCCCTTTTCTGCGCCGCACTTTTCCTCTGCGGGTTAGTCACTGTGGCACAGTTCAGTTACGTGAGCGAATACCTACCCAAGGTATTTCCGGTGCATCTGCGAGGAACGGGCAGCAGCTTTGCTACCAACATCGGGGGACGCATGATTGGGACCATGGCAGCCGTCATCAACACGGAACTGCTAGCCCCTCTCTTTTCCGGAGAGAATCCTCACCGAGTGGCCATCGCCGCGGCGGTCATTGGCACGGCGGTTTATGCCATCGCGTTGCTCGCTTCCTTCTTCCTTCCTCCCCCACGGCAGGAGGCCGATTGACCCGCCTTCATTATGCAACTTGCAACCGTAGATGCTGCCCGCAATGCCACCCTGGCAAATACAATGCCCCAAGCCAAGCGTTGGGCTACATCGTATATTCACTTCCACTTGTGACTCTACTCATCCCCCCAACCTAAAGGAATAGGAATGGTTTGGGCAGTCCCAGGAGCAGCGTAACAGGTCTGCCTTCCGAATCACGGAGAAGAGCGACTAGCCGACTAGTTGACGGAGCTGTTTGAGATAGCGGGGGACTGCCACTTTCGGCTCCTCGGCCGCTTCATACTCCAGGGCGACGTATCCCTGGAAGTTGGCCTCTTTGAGGATGCGGATAATGCGAGGTAAGTCGGCTTCTTCCCGTTTCTTGTCCGCCCGGATGATCTCCGTTTTCACTTGGGCCACAATACCATAGGGCACTATTTTGGCGATGTCGGCGTAGGGGTCAGCAGTGTGGAAATTGCCAGTATCCACATTGACTCCAAAGGCTTTGCTGCGGACTTGTTTAACGAGTGTCAGAAGCAATTCCGGGGTCGCCGTAATGCCGCCGTGATTCTCCAATGCCACTTTGACGCCGACTTTTTCGGCATGAGCGCAACACTCTTCGATGGCAGCCACGACGCGCCGTTGGGCATCTTCGAGGGTGTCGCCGCGCTCCAGGCTTCCCGCAAAAATGCGAACCGTTTCAGCCTCCAGCTTCGCCGCTCGCTCCAGCCAGGCTTTCACCGTATCGATCTCGGACTTAAGACGCTCCGGATCGCGCCGGCAGAAATTGTTCCCCACCGGAACTCCGGAAATAGCCAAACCATGCTGGCGGCACCGATCCTTAAGTTTCTTCAGATAAGCATCACTGGTTTCGGCAAAATAGTAGGAGGTCAGTTCCACTGCCTCCAGGGGTCCCCAAGCCGCGATGTCGATGAAGTCGAACAAGGTGAGAGACGGCTTTTTCAAATCCAGATATTGCCGGTAGCTATAGGCAGCTAAACTCAACTTGAGGAGCGGTTTGTTTCCGGGCCGCGGGACAGGATCAATCGCTTCCGGAATACGACCGGCGTTTGTTTGCCCGATGCCGGCCGATGCCGGAGCTGGTACCACCAGTGAGTTGGAAGATCGAGCTAAAGCCCCCGTTCCAACCGTCAGCATTCCGCCCACAACAGCGAGGAAATCGCGGCGCGAGCCTCTCATGTCAGCACCTCCTAATTCACAGAGTTCGCGATCAATTACCTCCGGCCAATCCCCTCCGTAAACTTTCTCCGGAGAGCATGGTAAGCTCCGAGTGTGGTGTACCCCGTTGAGCCGTGTCGTCAACCGGAGAAATCTTCTCGCATCTGAGGGAAAATGCCGCCCGGAGTCAACGGCGTGGGACCATTCTCAAGCCGATGCAGCCAAAGGTTTCGCTTGCAACGCTCGGTCCCATTCTTCCTGCCATTCCTTCCAAGCAACATGGCGGCGCAAATCGTCGAAATCTTTAGCCAAAGGAACGTCTAATTCCAGTCTCTGGCGTGTCGCATAAACTTCGACCGCCGCCTTATCGAGCAAGCCCCGAAACGCCAGGATCAAGATCGAACGTTGTTCATCGCTGAGCCGTCGGGTCCAGCCCCACTCGACAATTTCGGCGTGGATACGGCCTTCCATCTCTTCAAAAGCCAGTTGCAGCGGAACAGGCCCGAGGTGGGGATGGTGGAAGCTAACCGTTACGCGCCGGCATCCAGTCTGAATGTGATCGAGGTGCAGCGGCAAGCTGTCCTTGGCCACACGATGGAGCAGCGCAAGGCACTCCCGCTCGACAAAGTGCTGGAGTTCGTCCACTACGTGATGGAGCCTCTGCCGCCAGAAGTGCTGTTTATCCCGTGTTTGGGCGCGGCGCAGTTTGCGATAGCAGCGCGGCAAGGTTCCCGAATGAAACCCTGGCCGCAAAAGTCCGCGCATCGTTTCTCCGTGGCTGCCAATAACCACGGGAGACAAGCGCCGCGGGCGGTTGGCGGCGTACAGCCGCCAATTCTCCTTCAACTCCCAGGCAATAAAACC
This Thermogemmata fonticola DNA region includes the following protein-coding sequences:
- a CDS encoding sugar phosphate isomerase/epimerase family protein, which produces MRGSRRDFLAVVGGMLTVGTGALARSSNSLVVPAPASAGIGQTNAGRIPEAIDPVPRPGNKPLLKLSLAAYSYRQYLDLKKPSLTLFDFIDIAAWGPLEAVELTSYYFAETSDAYLKKLKDRCRQHGLAISGVPVGNNFCRRDPERLKSEIDTVKAWLERAAKLEAETVRIFAGSLERGDTLEDAQRRVVAAIEECCAHAEKVGVKVALENHGGITATPELLLTLVKQVRSKAFGVNVDTGNFHTADPYADIAKIVPYGIVAQVKTEIIRADKKREEADLPRIIRILKEANFQGYVALEYEAAEEPKVAVPRYLKQLRQLVG